A single Clavibacter nebraskensis NCPPB 2581 DNA region contains:
- the epsC gene encoding serine O-acetyltransferase EpsC encodes MGIVARLAEDLRTARAHDPAARGYLEMVLGYPGLHAVWLHRVSHALWRRRLRLAARLLAQAGRTLTGVEIHPGARIGRRLFIDHGMGVVIGATAEVGDDVLMYHGVTLGGKSLVRGKRHPTVGDGVTIGAGAKLLGPITVGAGSVIGANAVVVKDAPAGSVLTGIPAVETGKRAGRGPDAHVDPAFFVDPGIYI; translated from the coding sequence GTGGGGATCGTCGCCCGCCTCGCCGAGGACCTCCGCACCGCGCGCGCGCATGATCCAGCGGCGCGCGGGTACCTGGAGATGGTGCTTGGCTACCCGGGCCTGCACGCCGTGTGGCTGCACCGGGTGTCGCACGCGCTGTGGCGGCGGCGGCTCCGGCTGGCCGCGCGGCTGCTGGCGCAGGCGGGGCGGACGCTGACCGGGGTGGAGATCCACCCGGGCGCGCGCATCGGACGGCGGCTGTTCATCGACCACGGCATGGGCGTCGTCATCGGGGCGACGGCCGAGGTCGGCGACGACGTGCTGATGTACCACGGCGTCACGCTCGGGGGGAAGAGCCTCGTGCGCGGCAAGCGGCACCCGACGGTGGGCGACGGCGTGACGATCGGCGCCGGGGCGAAGCTGCTCGGGCCCATCACGGTCGGCGCGGGCAGCGTCATCGGCGCCAACGCGGTGGTGGTGAAGGACGCGCCCGCGGGATCCGTGCTCACGGGCATCCCCGCGGTGGAGACCGGGAAGCGGGCCGGGCGCGGGCCCGACGCGCATGTGGATCCCGCGTTCTTCGTGGATCCCGGGATCTACATCTGA